The Streptomyces pactum genome contains a region encoding:
- a CDS encoding NCS2 family permease, producing the protein MSTSASAQVPPSPESPEDRRPPRNGLDRYFRISERGSTLPREIRGGLATFFAMAYIIVLNPIILGSAKDMYGHQLDNGQLVTATALTAAFTTLLMGVIGNVPIALAAGLGVNSVVALQLAPRMSWPDAMGMVVLAGFIVMLLVATGLRERVMNAVPYGLRKAIAIGIGLFIMLIGLVDSGFVTRMPDAAQTTVPLQLGTGGHLLGWPVLVFALGVLLTLALIVRRTPGAILISIVVMTVVAMVVNAVADIPSWGLTTPEWPGNPVATPDFGLVGEVSLFGGFGKVGILTGVLFVFTVLLSCFFDAMGTIMAVSDEAKLTDGEGQMPGINKVLFVDGIAVAAGGAGSASATTCFVESTAGVGEGARTGFANIVTGALFAVALFLTPVATMVPSQAATPALVAVGFLILAGSIREIDWADFTIAVPAFVTMLMMPFTYSITNGIGMGFITFSVLRLAAGRGREVPVTMYVVSAVFAFYYLMPALGLT; encoded by the coding sequence ATGTCCACCTCGGCCTCCGCCCAGGTCCCCCCGTCCCCCGAGTCGCCCGAAGACAGGCGTCCCCCGCGAAACGGCCTCGACCGCTACTTCAGGATCTCCGAGCGCGGCAGCACGCTGCCCCGGGAGATCCGGGGCGGTCTCGCCACCTTCTTCGCGATGGCCTACATCATCGTGCTGAACCCGATCATCCTGGGCAGCGCGAAGGACATGTACGGCCACCAGCTCGACAACGGTCAGTTGGTCACCGCGACCGCCCTGACGGCGGCGTTCACCACGCTCCTGATGGGCGTCATCGGCAACGTCCCGATCGCGCTCGCCGCCGGCCTCGGCGTGAACTCCGTCGTCGCCCTCCAGCTCGCCCCGCGGATGTCCTGGCCGGACGCCATGGGCATGGTGGTGCTGGCCGGTTTCATCGTCATGCTGCTGGTCGCCACGGGCCTGCGGGAGCGCGTGATGAACGCCGTGCCCTACGGTCTGCGCAAGGCCATCGCCATCGGTATCGGCCTGTTCATCATGCTGATCGGCCTCGTCGACTCCGGGTTCGTCACCCGGATGCCGGACGCCGCCCAGACCACCGTCCCCCTCCAGTTGGGCACCGGCGGTCATCTGCTCGGCTGGCCGGTGCTGGTCTTCGCCCTCGGTGTGCTGCTGACCCTGGCGCTGATCGTCCGCAGGACCCCCGGCGCGATCCTGATCTCCATCGTCGTGATGACCGTCGTCGCGATGGTCGTCAACGCGGTCGCCGACATCCCCTCCTGGGGCCTGACCACCCCCGAGTGGCCCGGCAACCCCGTCGCCACCCCCGACTTCGGCCTGGTCGGCGAGGTCAGCCTGTTCGGCGGGTTCGGGAAGGTCGGCATCCTGACCGGCGTGCTGTTCGTCTTCACCGTCCTGCTGTCGTGCTTCTTCGACGCGATGGGCACGATCATGGCCGTCAGCGACGAGGCGAAGCTGACCGACGGCGAGGGCCAGATGCCGGGCATCAACAAGGTCCTGTTCGTGGACGGTATCGCGGTCGCGGCGGGCGGTGCCGGCTCCGCCTCGGCGACGACCTGCTTCGTGGAGTCCACGGCCGGCGTCGGCGAGGGCGCGCGCACCGGTTTCGCGAACATCGTCACCGGCGCGCTGTTCGCCGTGGCGCTGTTCCTCACGCCGGTCGCCACCATGGTGCCGTCCCAGGCGGCCACCCCGGCGCTGGTCGCGGTCGGCTTCCTCATCCTGGCCGGCTCGATCCGGGAGATCGACTGGGCCGACTTCACGATCGCCGTCCCGGCCTTCGTGACGATGCTGATGATGCCGTTCACCTACTCGATCACCAACGGCATCGGCATGGGCTTCATCACCTTCTCGGTGCTGCGCCTGGCGGCCGGGCGGGGCCGGGAGGTCCCGGTCACGATGTACGTGGTCTCGGCGGTGTTCGCCTTCTACTACCTGATGCCGGCCCTGGGTCTCACCTGA
- a CDS encoding MarR family winged helix-turn-helix transcriptional regulator produces the protein MPDLKHGDDAAAVNSLRSAVMRLSRRLKHQRVDESLSPTEMSVLGTLSNCGSATPGELARKEHVQPPSMTRIVALLEAKGLVRLEPHPEDRRQKVVTQTEQAVVMLEESRRKRNAFLATLVEGLDEDEWAKLRAAAPVLEKLAHR, from the coding sequence ATGCCGGACCTCAAGCATGGCGACGACGCCGCCGCCGTGAACTCCCTGCGCTCCGCCGTGATGCGGTTGTCCCGTCGGCTCAAGCACCAGCGGGTCGACGAGTCGCTCAGTCCGACCGAGATGTCGGTGCTGGGCACCCTGTCCAACTGCGGCAGTGCGACCCCGGGCGAGCTCGCCCGCAAGGAACACGTCCAGCCGCCCTCGATGACCCGCATCGTGGCGCTCCTGGAGGCGAAGGGACTGGTCCGGCTGGAGCCGCATCCCGAGGACCGGCGCCAGAAGGTCGTGACGCAGACCGAGCAGGCCGTGGTGATGCTCGAGGAGAGCCGCCGCAAGCGGAACGCGTTCCTGGCCACGCTGGTCGAGGGACTCGACGAGGACGAGTGGGCGAAACTGCGCGCCGCCGCCCCCGTACTGGAGAAGCTCGCGCACCGGTAA
- a CDS encoding MFS transporter: MSTGPGAASAPAPDGHDDPTITDTPRKTSMFASLRVRNYRLFFLGQVVSNIGTWMQRIAQDWLVLSLTGSSAAVGITTALQFLPMLLFGLYGGVLVDRLRKRPTLLVTQSAMALTALFLAVLTLTGHVQVWHVYVAAFAMGLATVVDNPARQSFVAELVDRDQLQNAVSLNSANFQSARLVGPAVAGLMITGVGTGWAFLANGLSFVAPLSCLLLMRARDLHAVRRAPRGKGQLREGLHYVAGRPELIWTIVLVGFIGTFGFNFPVFLSAFADDVFDAGAGAYSLFNTLMAVGSLAGALLAARRGTARLRVLIAAALAFGALEMVAATAPELWLFALLMVPIGVFSMTVNVTANTSIQMSTDPAMRGRVMALYMMVFLGGSPVGAPIVGWVTDTYGARAGFAAGGAVAATAAIVIGLVLARVGNLRLSFGWHRGHPRVRFVPRERREELAPAA, encoded by the coding sequence TTGAGTACGGGACCCGGAGCAGCTTCCGCCCCCGCACCCGACGGCCACGACGACCCGACGATCACCGACACCCCTCGCAAGACCTCGATGTTCGCCTCCCTGAGGGTCCGCAACTACCGCCTGTTCTTCCTGGGCCAGGTCGTCTCCAACATCGGCACCTGGATGCAGCGCATCGCCCAGGACTGGCTGGTGCTCAGCCTGACCGGCTCCTCGGCGGCCGTCGGCATCACCACGGCCCTGCAGTTCCTGCCGATGCTGCTCTTCGGCCTCTACGGCGGCGTCCTCGTCGACCGTCTGCGCAAGCGGCCCACGCTGCTGGTCACCCAGTCCGCGATGGCCCTGACCGCGCTCTTCCTCGCCGTCCTGACCCTGACGGGCCACGTCCAGGTCTGGCACGTCTACGTCGCCGCCTTCGCGATGGGCCTGGCCACGGTCGTCGACAACCCCGCCCGCCAGTCCTTCGTCGCCGAGCTGGTCGACCGGGACCAACTGCAGAACGCGGTCAGCCTCAACTCGGCCAACTTCCAGTCCGCCCGCCTGGTCGGTCCCGCCGTCGCCGGGCTGATGATCACCGGGGTGGGCACCGGCTGGGCGTTCCTCGCCAACGGCCTGTCCTTCGTCGCGCCGCTGAGCTGCCTGCTGCTGATGCGCGCCCGCGACCTGCACGCCGTCCGGCGCGCCCCGCGCGGCAAGGGACAGTTGCGCGAGGGCCTGCACTACGTCGCCGGCCGCCCCGAGCTGATCTGGACCATCGTGCTGGTCGGCTTCATCGGCACCTTCGGCTTCAACTTCCCGGTCTTCCTGTCCGCCTTCGCCGACGACGTCTTCGACGCGGGGGCCGGCGCCTACAGCCTCTTCAACACCCTCATGGCCGTCGGCTCACTCGCCGGAGCCCTGCTCGCCGCCCGGCGCGGCACGGCGCGGCTGCGGGTGCTGATCGCGGCGGCGCTCGCCTTCGGTGCCCTGGAGATGGTGGCGGCCACGGCACCCGAGCTGTGGCTGTTCGCGCTGCTGATGGTCCCGATCGGCGTCTTCAGCATGACGGTCAACGTCACCGCCAACACCAGCATCCAGATGTCCACCGACCCGGCCATGCGGGGCCGCGTCATGGCTTTGTACATGATGGTCTTCCTCGGCGGTTCCCCGGTCGGCGCCCCGATCGTCGGCTGGGTCACGGACACCTACGGCGCCCGGGCCGGCTTCGCCGCGGGCGGCGCCGTGGCCGCCACCGCCGCGATCGTCATCGGCCTGGTCCTGGCCCGCGTCGGCAACCTGCGCCTGTCGTTCGGCTGGCACCGCGGCCACCCGCGGGTCCGGTTCGTGCCCCGGGAGCGGCGCGAGGAGCTGGCGCCGGCGGCGTAG
- a CDS encoding Uma2 family endonuclease, protein MTVLDDRIEMAEESAELTLDVMFEWLEKMPVPEGYKTEIVGGHIFMTPQRDTHWDIIADIYDQLRTKYPRKRVKSDVRMDYPGHLNGFASDVVALAEGSRRNDKGLWLPEDVEFVAEVLSRSTAGNDHGPKKDAYAAAGVPVYLIVDPYAGEWHLHTLPEDGKYHACVGFGFGEDIDLTGTVVGLTLKTDDFPRD, encoded by the coding sequence ATGACCGTCCTTGACGACAGGATCGAGATGGCCGAGGAGAGCGCCGAGCTGACTCTGGACGTCATGTTCGAGTGGCTGGAGAAGATGCCCGTCCCCGAGGGATACAAGACCGAGATCGTCGGGGGTCACATCTTCATGACGCCGCAGCGGGACACCCACTGGGACATCATCGCGGACATCTACGACCAGCTACGCACCAAGTACCCGCGCAAGCGCGTGAAGTCCGACGTCCGCATGGACTACCCGGGGCATCTCAACGGCTTCGCCTCCGACGTCGTGGCCCTGGCCGAGGGCTCCCGGCGGAACGACAAGGGCCTCTGGCTCCCCGAGGACGTCGAGTTCGTCGCCGAGGTCCTCTCCAGGAGCACGGCCGGCAACGACCACGGCCCGAAGAAGGACGCCTATGCCGCCGCCGGCGTCCCGGTCTACCTGATCGTGGACCCGTACGCGGGGGAATGGCACCTGCACACCCTGCCGGAGGACGGCAAGTACCACGCGTGCGTCGGCTTCGGCTTCGGCGAGGACATCGACCTGACCGGCACCGTCGTCGGCCTCACTCTCAAGACCGACGACTTCCCCCGCGACTGA
- the thpR gene encoding RNA 2',3'-cyclic phosphodiesterase yields the protein MRLFAAVLPPEDVTAALAAEVAALRKLPGAERLRWTGRPGRPRGGAADWHFTLAFYGEVDDDLVPDLSARLERAAHRSAPFGLALRGGGQFGHGRALWAGAEGDLAALRLLADRAESAGRKAGVEMGGHRRYKPHLTVARSRAAYDVRPYVEALDGFTSPAWTVTHLALVRSDLPRSGVPGEQPRYETVARSPLGASG from the coding sequence ATGAGACTGTTCGCCGCCGTACTGCCCCCCGAGGACGTCACCGCCGCCCTCGCCGCCGAGGTGGCAGCGCTGCGGAAGCTGCCCGGCGCGGAGAGGCTGCGCTGGACCGGCCGCCCCGGCCGGCCCCGCGGCGGAGCCGCTGACTGGCACTTCACGCTCGCCTTCTACGGCGAGGTGGACGACGACCTCGTACCGGACCTGTCGGCCCGCCTGGAGCGGGCGGCCCACCGGAGCGCGCCCTTCGGGCTGGCGTTGCGCGGGGGCGGCCAGTTCGGGCACGGGCGGGCGCTGTGGGCGGGCGCGGAGGGTGATCTCGCGGCCCTGCGGCTGCTGGCCGACCGCGCGGAGTCGGCGGGGCGCAAGGCGGGCGTCGAGATGGGCGGGCACCGGCGGTACAAGCCTCACCTGACGGTGGCCCGCAGCCGGGCGGCCTACGACGTCCGGCCCTACGTCGAAGCCCTGGACGGCTTCACCAGCCCCGCCTGGACCGTGACGCACCTGGCCCTGGTGCGCAGCGACCTGCCGAGGTCCGGGGTGCCGGGCGAGCAGCCCCGTTACGAGACGGTCGCCCGCAGCCCGCTGGGCGCGTCCGGTTAG
- a CDS encoding aldo/keto reductase encodes MKYTQLGRTGLKVSRLVLGTMNFGPQTDEADSHAIMDAALDAGINFFDTANVYGWGENKGRTEEIIGNWFAKGGDRRDRTVLATKVYGNMGADGEAWPNHDKLSAVNMRRAVDASLKRLQTDHIDLYQFHHIDRDTGFDEIWQAIDVLVQQGKILYAGSSNFPGYKIAQANETAARRGGTIGLVSEQCLYNLAERRAEMEVVPAAQDYGLGVIPWSPLHGGLLGGVLKKEVQGGRRASGRAADTLADPAKRAQIQAYEDLLDKHGVEPGEAALAWLLTRPGVTGPIVGPRTAEQLASALRAVELELSQELLTGLDEIFPGPGPSPEAFAW; translated from the coding sequence ATGAAGTACACGCAGCTCGGACGCACAGGACTCAAGGTCAGCCGGCTCGTCCTCGGGACCATGAACTTCGGCCCGCAGACCGACGAGGCCGACAGCCACGCCATCATGGACGCGGCGCTGGACGCCGGCATCAACTTCTTCGACACCGCCAACGTGTACGGCTGGGGCGAGAACAAGGGCCGTACCGAGGAGATCATCGGCAACTGGTTCGCCAAGGGCGGCGACCGGCGGGACAGGACCGTCCTCGCCACCAAGGTCTACGGCAACATGGGCGCCGACGGCGAGGCCTGGCCCAACCACGACAAGCTCTCCGCCGTGAACATGCGGCGAGCGGTCGACGCCAGCCTGAAGCGGCTCCAGACGGACCACATCGACCTGTACCAGTTCCACCACATCGACCGCGACACCGGATTCGACGAGATCTGGCAGGCCATCGACGTATTGGTCCAGCAGGGCAAGATCCTCTACGCCGGGTCCTCGAACTTCCCCGGGTACAAGATCGCCCAGGCCAACGAGACCGCCGCCCGGCGCGGCGGCACCATCGGGCTGGTCAGCGAGCAGTGCCTGTACAACCTGGCCGAGCGCCGCGCCGAGATGGAGGTCGTCCCGGCCGCTCAGGACTACGGCCTCGGGGTCATCCCCTGGTCGCCGCTGCACGGCGGGCTGCTCGGCGGGGTCCTGAAGAAGGAGGTCCAGGGCGGACGCCGCGCCTCCGGCCGGGCGGCCGACACCCTGGCCGACCCGGCGAAGCGGGCGCAGATCCAGGCCTACGAGGACCTGCTCGACAAGCACGGCGTCGAGCCCGGCGAGGCCGCGCTGGCCTGGCTGCTGACCCGGCCCGGCGTGACCGGCCCGATCGTCGGCCCGCGCACCGCGGAGCAGCTCGCGTCGGCGCTGCGGGCCGTGGAGCTGGAGCTGTCACAGGAGCTGCTGACCGGGCTGGACGAGATCTTCCCGGGCCCGGGTCCTTCGCCGGAGGCGTTCGCCTGGTAG
- a CDS encoding Uma2 family endonuclease, translated as MTVLDDRIAMAESDNTRRLDEVFERLEKMPVPEGYKVEIVGGVVYMAPQRDIRWETIREILWALEDHFGRRQARILSDVRIDFPGHENGFCPDVAKIKGGAQKNDDGKWRYEDVEFVAEVISKGTARNDYEAKKTAYALAEVPVYLIADPYVGRCRLFTQPKDGIYVTDTSVEYGGDVDMTTTHLGLTLPTADFPRD; from the coding sequence ATGACCGTCCTCGACGACAGGATCGCGATGGCCGAGAGCGACAACACGCGTCGGCTCGACGAGGTGTTCGAGCGACTCGAGAAGATGCCCGTCCCCGAGGGTTACAAGGTCGAGATCGTCGGGGGGGTTGTCTACATGGCACCACAGCGGGACATCCGCTGGGAAACCATCCGCGAGATCCTTTGGGCCCTGGAGGATCACTTCGGACGGCGGCAGGCCAGGATCCTCTCGGACGTCCGCATCGACTTCCCCGGTCACGAGAACGGGTTCTGCCCGGACGTCGCCAAGATCAAGGGCGGGGCGCAGAAGAACGACGACGGCAAGTGGCGTTACGAGGACGTCGAGTTCGTCGCCGAAGTCATCTCGAAGGGCACGGCGCGGAACGACTACGAAGCCAAGAAGACCGCCTACGCCCTCGCGGAAGTCCCGGTCTATCTCATCGCCGATCCGTATGTCGGCAGGTGCCGCTTGTTCACCCAGCCCAAGGACGGTATCTACGTGACCGACACCTCCGTCGAGTACGGCGGAGACGTCGACATGACGACCACCCACCTGGGCCTCACCCTCCCCACCGCCGACTTCCCCCGCGACTGA
- a CDS encoding GDSL-type esterase/lipase family protein has product MLRFMFVGDSMTIGSAGEHTWRYRLWQHLRDSCGRPFTFVGPRETLHDQSADAPTSYAYADPDFPRAHLAGWGEGWHHMVPLIGETVRACRADVLLVSLGLIDLGFYTNAEQTADNVRAFVAEARSANPRVRMAVMPVLHNIRVEADETFAEQVTRFNGLLAKTIADVDDPRSSLLLVPPPASYDFHVDTYDGTHPNESGEHRIAEAFAEAMDEEWGLGGPYSATW; this is encoded by the coding sequence GGAAGCGCCGGCGAACACACGTGGCGCTACCGCCTGTGGCAGCACCTGCGCGACTCCTGCGGTCGCCCCTTCACGTTCGTCGGCCCCCGCGAGACGCTGCACGACCAGTCGGCGGACGCCCCCACCTCGTACGCCTACGCCGACCCGGACTTCCCCCGCGCCCACCTGGCCGGCTGGGGGGAGGGCTGGCACCACATGGTCCCGCTGATCGGCGAGACGGTACGGGCCTGCCGCGCGGACGTGCTCCTGGTCTCGCTCGGCCTGATCGACCTCGGCTTCTACACGAACGCGGAGCAGACCGCCGACAACGTCCGTGCCTTCGTGGCCGAGGCCCGATCGGCGAACCCGCGCGTGCGCATGGCCGTGATGCCGGTGCTGCACAACATCCGGGTGGAGGCGGACGAGACCTTCGCCGAGCAGGTCACCCGGTTCAACGGACTCCTCGCGAAGACGATCGCCGACGTCGACGACCCGCGCTCCTCGCTGCTCCTCGTCCCCCCGCCCGCGTCGTACGACTTCCACGTGGACACCTACGACGGCACGCATCCCAACGAGAGCGGCGAGCACAGGATCGCGGAAGCGTTCGCGGAGGCGATGGACGAGGAGTGGGGGCTGGGCGGCCCCTACTCCGCCACCTGGTAG